Proteins co-encoded in one Acidobacteriota bacterium genomic window:
- a CDS encoding DNA-3-methyladenine glycosylase I, which translates to MKEIVRCSWAESDPLLRTYHDEEWGVPEHDSRALWEKLMLDGFQAGLSWLIILRKRDEFRRVFHNFDPEKVARMKDADVKRLLENPGIIRSRAKIEATIGGARAYLKMQADGEDFSKFVWGMAGDKPIRNTTGHVPAKTPLSEEMSKALKKRGFKFVGPVIVYAWLQATGIVNDHSLNCFRKSAK; encoded by the coding sequence ATGAAAGAGATTGTCCGTTGTTCCTGGGCAGAGAGCGACCCTCTGCTGCGCACGTATCACGACGAAGAGTGGGGTGTTCCCGAGCACGACAGCCGCGCCCTATGGGAGAAGCTAATGCTCGATGGCTTCCAGGCTGGGTTGTCATGGCTGATCATCCTGCGCAAGCGCGATGAGTTTCGCAGGGTGTTCCACAACTTCGACCCCGAGAAGGTAGCGCGAATGAAAGACGCCGATGTGAAGCGGCTTCTCGAAAACCCCGGGATCATCCGCTCACGTGCAAAGATCGAAGCGACAATCGGAGGCGCTCGCGCCTATTTGAAGATGCAGGCCGACGGCGAGGACTTCTCAAAGTTCGTCTGGGGGATGGCGGGCGATAAGCCGATCCGCAATACAACGGGCCACGTACCCGCAAAGACTCCGCTCTCCGAGGAGATGTCAAAGGCTCTCAAAAAGAGGGGTTTCAAGTTCGTTGGGCCTGTGATCGTCTACGCGTGGCTGCAAGCGACCGGCATTGTTAACGATCACTCGTTGAATTGCTTTCGGAAATCGGCGAAGTAA
- a CDS encoding metallophosphoesterase, with protein MSSPQGVSSPPELSKSRPSPARFSRRTFIVGSGVTAAGLAFYSGEIARHVIDKVETTMRIVDLPTEFHGFRIVQISDIHLDEFTEPLFLEHVVNRINALTPDLVLVTGDFVTRGSLTFVASKHAAHRAAEILSQLKAPETYTILGNHDVAVSPSLVTGALRSFKIPVLVNQHVAIERGGSRFWLCGTDDIGNGHPDLDLTLPEKKDAPVILMAHEPDYADTVVQHPKAKMIDLMLSGHSHGGQVRIPFYGPLILPPLGQKYVEGHFRFGDMQLYVNRGIGAVGLPFRFACPPEITVITLQPS; from the coding sequence ATGTCCTCTCCCCAGGGCGTTTCTTCGCCGCCGGAGTTGTCCAAATCGAGACCGTCACCAGCGAGGTTCTCCCGCCGCACTTTTATTGTTGGATCGGGTGTAACCGCAGCCGGACTGGCCTTCTATTCGGGCGAGATTGCCAGGCACGTGATCGACAAGGTGGAGACGACGATGCGGATTGTGGATCTTCCAACGGAGTTCCACGGCTTCCGCATCGTGCAGATATCGGACATCCACCTGGACGAGTTCACGGAGCCTCTGTTCCTCGAACACGTCGTCAATCGGATCAATGCGCTCACGCCCGACCTCGTGCTGGTGACCGGCGACTTCGTGACCCGGGGTTCGCTCACCTTTGTTGCCAGCAAACATGCCGCGCACCGGGCGGCGGAGATACTGAGCCAGCTCAAGGCGCCCGAGACCTACACGATTCTTGGCAACCACGATGTCGCGGTAAGTCCGTCGCTGGTGACGGGGGCACTGCGATCGTTCAAGATTCCCGTACTCGTCAACCAGCATGTGGCGATCGAACGGGGCGGCTCACGGTTTTGGCTGTGCGGAACGGATGATATCGGCAACGGCCACCCCGATCTGGATCTTACGCTTCCTGAAAAGAAGGATGCCCCGGTGATCCTGATGGCCCACGAGCCCGACTATGCCGATACCGTGGTCCAGCACCCGAAGGCAAAGATGATCGACCTGATGCTGTCGGGCCACTCGCACGGAGGACAGGTGCGGATCCCCTTCTACGGTCCGCTGATCCTTCCGCCGCTGGGGCAGAAGTATGTTGAAGGACACTTTCGCTTTGGGGATATGCAGCTTTATGTGAATCGCGGCATCGGGGCGGTCGGGCTTCCGTTCCGCTTCGCCTGCCCGCCTGAGATCACGGTCATTACGTTGCAGCCGTCCTAG
- a CDS encoding aminopeptidase P family protein → MNFQARKRRAAAAAKTAGLDGLLITHLPDVRYLSGFTGSNAALALAGGRAVLFTDGRYTVQAKAEAVGTQVVIANKPATPSACEWLANKGVRRCGFDAANTTVAALEAMRKAVPAKLRRGMFVASESLVARLREVKDADEVVKIRRAALLGCELFDQMLGYLKPGLTEMQVAAELEHAARLAGAETMSFETIVASGERSALPHGRASATKLPKRGFVTMDFGVVLDGYMSDMTRTVHLGKALEGEREVYDAVLEAQEAAVAAVAPGVTAGDVDEAARSILRRAGLDKFFTHSTGHGVGLEIHEGPRLAAKQTQPLKAGMVITIEPGVYMPGKFGLRIEDMVLVTASGGEVLTPSVKAWIEL, encoded by the coding sequence ATGAACTTTCAGGCACGGAAGAGACGGGCGGCGGCGGCGGCGAAGACTGCCGGGTTGGATGGCCTGCTGATCACCCATCTTCCCGATGTGCGCTATCTCTCTGGCTTTACAGGTTCAAACGCCGCGCTGGCACTCGCTGGCGGACGCGCTGTTCTGTTTACCGACGGCCGCTATACCGTCCAGGCAAAGGCTGAGGCGGTGGGAACCCAGGTCGTGATCGCCAATAAGCCCGCAACTCCATCGGCCTGTGAATGGCTTGCAAATAAAGGGGTTAGACGCTGCGGCTTCGATGCGGCGAATACCACCGTCGCCGCGCTCGAAGCCATGCGCAAGGCTGTCCCGGCGAAGCTGAGGCGTGGAATGTTTGTTGCTTCCGAGTCCCTTGTCGCCCGTCTGCGCGAGGTGAAGGATGCGGACGAGGTGGTGAAGATTCGCCGTGCCGCGCTGCTGGGTTGTGAGCTGTTTGACCAGATGCTCGGCTATCTGAAGCCAGGGCTTACCGAGATGCAGGTGGCAGCAGAGCTTGAACATGCAGCCCGTCTGGCTGGAGCGGAAACCATGTCGTTTGAGACGATTGTCGCCAGTGGTGAACGTAGCGCTTTACCTCATGGACGTGCCAGCGCGACGAAGCTCCCAAAGCGCGGCTTCGTCACCATGGACTTTGGCGTCGTGCTCGACGGCTACATGAGCGACATGACTCGCACCGTGCACCTTGGCAAGGCGCTTGAGGGCGAGCGGGAAGTGTATGATGCGGTTCTGGAAGCGCAGGAAGCAGCGGTCGCGGCAGTCGCCCCGGGAGTAACGGCGGGTGATGTCGACGAGGCCGCGCGAAGCATTTTGCGCCGGGCGGGGCTGGACAAGTTCTTTACCCACTCGACCGGCCACGGTGTAGGACTGGAGATTCACGAGGGCCCAAGGCTCGCTGCGAAACAGACGCAGCCGCTGAAGGCAGGGATGGTGATCACGATCGAACCGGGAGTCTATATGCCCGGAAAGTTCGGTCTGCGGATCGAGGATATGGTTTTAGTGACGGCGTCGGGTGGCGAAGTGCTGACGCCGAGTGTGAAGGCCTGGATAGAGCTGTAA
- the accB gene encoding acetyl-CoA carboxylase biotin carboxyl carrier protein, with the protein MDGTKMQELRELVEFLKANEIAEFDMEQADLKVRIKFAGEPAAVQSSLDLAQLSRLMASAPVAAAPVAHAHVAAPAPAAAPAAVEEKLHEVKSPIVGTFYDSPAPGAPAFVQIGDQVEVGQVLCIVEAMKLMNEIESDVAGEVVKRIGVSGQPVEYGQPLFEIRPR; encoded by the coding sequence ATGGACGGAACAAAGATGCAAGAGCTGCGCGAACTGGTCGAATTCCTCAAGGCGAACGAGATCGCAGAATTCGACATGGAGCAGGCGGATCTGAAGGTTCGGATCAAGTTTGCGGGCGAGCCTGCTGCGGTCCAAAGCAGCCTGGACCTGGCGCAGTTGAGCAGGCTAATGGCTTCTGCTCCGGTGGCTGCTGCTCCGGTAGCGCACGCCCACGTTGCGGCTCCCGCGCCTGCTGCTGCTCCTGCCGCTGTGGAAGAGAAGTTGCACGAAGTCAAATCGCCCATCGTCGGAACCTTCTACGACTCGCCAGCGCCCGGAGCGCCTGCGTTTGTACAGATTGGCGACCAGGTTGAAGTCGGCCAGGTGCTTTGCATCGTCGAGGCGATGAAGCTGATGAACGAGATCGAATCCGACGTTGCCGGTGAAGTGGTCAAGCGCATCGGCGTCAGTGGCCAGCCGGTCGAGTACGGGCAGCCGCTGTTCGAAATCCGTCCACGATAG
- the accC gene encoding acetyl-CoA carboxylase biotin carboxylase subunit: protein MFRKVLIANRGEIALRVISACKEMGIRTVAVYSEPDRNSLHVKFADEAICIGPARSAESYLNVPAVISAAEIADVDAIHPGYGLLSENANFAEVCRASNIKFIGPPPEVTRMMGEKSTARQTMKKAKVPILPGSDGVIAGEGEALEWAKSVGYPVILKAVAGGGGRGMRICRNAEELPGLYNQASTEAANAFGNGDLYMEKFIERPRHIEFQVLADEHGNVMSLGERECSIQRRHQKLIEEAPSLQVTPKLREELGKTIRRSLENIGYWNAGTIEFLMDEDGKIYFIEMNTRIQVEHCVTEMVTGIDLVKAQLRIAAGEKLNSIVTGPVEIRGHAIECRINAEHPEKFTPSAGKITAFNVPGGNGVRVDTAQYAEGVVPPYYDSMIAKLICHGKDREEAMNKMQRALSQFVVQGIHTTIPLHQKIFADEEFRSGKFDTKFMERFLERQK, encoded by the coding sequence ATGTTTCGGAAGGTATTGATTGCAAATCGTGGGGAGATTGCACTGCGCGTGATCAGCGCGTGCAAGGAGATGGGCATCCGCACGGTGGCGGTTTACAGCGAGCCGGACAGAAATTCGCTGCATGTGAAGTTTGCCGATGAGGCGATCTGCATCGGCCCCGCGCGTTCTGCCGAAAGCTACCTCAACGTTCCCGCGGTCATCTCCGCGGCTGAGATCGCCGACGTCGATGCGATTCATCCCGGTTACGGTCTCCTCAGCGAGAATGCAAACTTCGCCGAGGTCTGTCGCGCCTCGAACATCAAGTTCATCGGGCCTCCGCCCGAGGTCACACGCATGATGGGCGAAAAGTCCACCGCGCGCCAGACCATGAAGAAGGCCAAAGTTCCTATCCTGCCCGGCTCCGACGGCGTCATCGCCGGTGAAGGCGAAGCGCTCGAATGGGCGAAGAGCGTCGGCTATCCCGTCATCCTGAAGGCAGTGGCCGGCGGCGGTGGTCGCGGTATGCGTATCTGCCGCAACGCCGAGGAGCTACCCGGCCTCTACAACCAGGCCTCCACCGAGGCGGCAAACGCCTTCGGCAACGGCGACCTCTACATGGAGAAGTTCATCGAGCGCCCGCGCCACATCGAGTTCCAGGTGCTCGCCGACGAGCACGGCAACGTGATGAGCCTCGGCGAACGCGAGTGCTCGATCCAGCGACGTCATCAGAAGCTCATCGAAGAGGCCCCCAGCCTTCAGGTGACGCCCAAGCTGCGCGAAGAGCTCGGCAAGACCATCCGCAGGTCGCTCGAGAACATCGGCTACTGGAACGCCGGGACCATCGAGTTCCTGATGGACGAAGACGGCAAGATCTACTTCATCGAGATGAACACCCGCATTCAGGTGGAACACTGCGTTACGGAGATGGTCACCGGCATCGACCTCGTCAAGGCGCAGCTTCGCATCGCCGCAGGCGAGAAGCTGAACTCGATCGTCACCGGCCCCGTCGAGATTCGCGGCCACGCGATCGAGTGCCGCATCAACGCCGAGCACCCGGAGAAGTTCACCCCCAGCGCAGGCAAGATCACGGCCTTCAACGTTCCCGGCGGCAATGGTGTACGAGTAGATACCGCCCAGTATGCTGAAGGCGTGGTGCCGCCTTACTATGACTCCATGATCGCCAAGCTCATCTGTCACGGCAAAGACCGCGAAGAGGCGATGAACAAGATGCAGCGCGCGCTGAGCCAGTTCGTCGTGCAGGGAATCCACACCACGATCCCGCTGCACCAGAAGATCTTCGCCGACGAAGAGTTCCGCTCCGGCAAGTTCGACACCAAGTTCATGGAACGGTTCCTGGAACGTCAGAAATAG
- the thiE gene encoding thiamine phosphate synthase, whose protein sequence is MLQARNLTLFDFTSELRDAGVTLLQYRDKRGTQEEILRNAKIVQEVFRGVECTLIMNDDPVLAMLSDWNAVHVGQGDTAVEDARAVLLPEGIVGCSTHNDRQVAVANKAGADYIAIGPVFATTTKPDAEPVVGLEGVRNARALTSRPLVAIGGITPENAASVIEAGADSVAVIGALLQPDARPADLVKKFLENMPGGQ, encoded by the coding sequence ATGCTTCAGGCGCGCAACCTCACACTCTTCGATTTCACCAGCGAGCTGCGCGATGCCGGCGTGACGTTGTTGCAGTACCGCGACAAGCGCGGTACCCAGGAAGAGATTCTGCGCAACGCAAAGATCGTGCAGGAGGTTTTTCGCGGCGTCGAGTGCACCCTCATCATGAACGACGATCCTGTGCTTGCGATGCTCTCGGACTGGAACGCCGTCCATGTGGGACAAGGCGACACCGCGGTCGAAGATGCACGGGCTGTGCTGCTGCCCGAAGGCATCGTCGGTTGTTCGACCCACAACGACCGGCAGGTCGCAGTGGCCAATAAAGCCGGTGCGGACTACATCGCCATCGGCCCCGTCTTTGCCACGACAACCAAGCCGGACGCCGAGCCCGTCGTCGGCCTCGAAGGCGTGCGCAACGCCCGCGCTCTCACCTCGCGCCCCCTGGTCGCCATCGGCGGAATCACGCCGGAGAACGCCGCAAGTGTCATTGAAGCGGGCGCAGACTCGGTCGCGGTGATCGGCGCTCTCCTGCAACCCGATGCAAGGCCGGCAGACCTCGTAAAGAAGTTTCTCGAAAACATGCCCGGCGGACAATGA
- a CDS encoding glycosyltransferase family 2 protein encodes MAVFEAKQSQAGSVTVIISVHNSERYVRCALDSVLKQTHAVGQVVVVDSGSTDSTRQVVAQEYSGRAMLIEQQAENPASARNAGLRAATGEFIAFLDASDLWEPEKIATQLHALAQHPDAVACYTGLRIVGDSGEHLVDLNPPDPSTLRQVLRWSNPGIPLSSVLLRRSALERLGAGFDERLNGCEDWNLWLRLIAHGPFCVCPEPLTDYRSSADSPAEDAGHMYDDFMKMLDDVLLAGLHGIGRAIWRRRIMSYQAFKACLTARAAGDKEAERHFMMKSVSDWPSPFWAPERFRYFAVTAMRA; translated from the coding sequence ATGGCAGTATTCGAAGCGAAACAATCTCAAGCCGGATCGGTGACGGTCATCATTTCGGTGCACAACAGCGAACGATACGTTCGTTGCGCTCTCGACAGCGTTCTGAAGCAGACCCACGCCGTCGGCCAGGTCGTCGTCGTCGATAGCGGCTCCACAGATTCAACCCGCCAGGTCGTCGCGCAGGAGTACTCCGGCCGCGCAATGCTCATCGAGCAGCAGGCCGAGAACCCCGCAAGCGCCCGTAACGCTGGCCTGCGCGCCGCGACCGGCGAGTTCATCGCCTTCCTCGATGCCAGCGACCTCTGGGAGCCGGAGAAGATCGCCACCCAGCTTCACGCTCTCGCGCAGCATCCCGATGCCGTCGCCTGCTACACCGGCCTCCGCATCGTCGGCGACAGCGGCGAACACCTCGTCGACCTGAACCCGCCCGATCCTTCTACTCTGCGCCAAGTCCTGCGCTGGTCGAACCCCGGCATCCCGCTTTCATCCGTTCTGCTGCGGCGCTCGGCGCTCGAAAGACTTGGCGCAGGCTTCGACGAGCGGCTCAACGGGTGCGAAGACTGGAACCTCTGGTTGCGCCTCATCGCGCACGGGCCGTTCTGCGTCTGTCCTGAGCCGCTGACAGACTACCGCTCCAGCGCCGACAGCCCCGCAGAAGACGCAGGCCACATGTACGACGACTTCATGAAGATGCTGGACGACGTGCTTCTGGCCGGCCTTCACGGTATCGGCCGCGCCATCTGGCGTCGCCGCATCATGAGCTATCAGGCATTCAAGGCATGTCTTACGGCGCGCGCCGCGGGCGACAAGGAGGCCGAGCGGCACTTCATGATGAAGTCCGTCTCGGACTGGCCCTCGCCCTTCTGGGCACCCGAGAGGTTCCGCTACTTCGCCGTCACCGCAATGAGGGCATAG
- a CDS encoding amino acid permease: MGLYSATAIVMGSMIGSGIFIVSAEMSRTLASPALLIAAWLVTAVMTIIGALSYGELAAMMPKAGGQYVYLREALGPLWGFLYGWTLFLVIQTGTIAAVGVAFGKFLGIFFPSIGTSNWLWHFGRVPAWHVGPMVLGNMDIGVNTANLTAIVIIVLLTLLNTRGIRMGAAIQNLFTSAKVLALAIVVLVGVVVRDPVAIAANFGAGWHNFWAGAGWGSLHPAQPGGTELVGILTIVAIVQVGSLFSADAWNNVTFTAGEIRNPKRNLPLSLAIGTGVVLLLYILCNFVYLSVLPMAGDPHGTTIVARGIQYAQEDRVATAVMERAFTGCGARLMALAILVSTFGCANGMLLAGARVYYAMSRDGLFFKSVGKLNEKSKTPVNSLWLQCAWTCLLCISGSYGQLLDYVIFAVLVFYILTILGLFVLRRKRPDVSRPYRAFGYPVLPALYIVMAVWICLVLLRYKPQYTWPGLILVLLGVPVYLVWKRLGNAASLA; the protein is encoded by the coding sequence ATGGGCCTTTACTCCGCCACCGCCATCGTCATGGGGTCGATGATCGGGTCGGGCATCTTCATCGTCTCGGCCGAGATGTCGCGCACCCTGGCCTCGCCCGCTCTGCTGATTGCGGCATGGCTGGTGACAGCGGTGATGACCATCATCGGAGCGCTCAGCTACGGCGAACTCGCCGCAATGATGCCAAAAGCGGGCGGACAATACGTCTACCTTCGCGAAGCCCTCGGCCCCCTATGGGGCTTTCTTTATGGCTGGACACTCTTCCTCGTCATCCAGACAGGGACCATCGCTGCCGTCGGCGTCGCCTTCGGCAAGTTCCTCGGCATTTTCTTTCCCTCCATCGGCACGAGCAACTGGCTGTGGCACTTCGGCCGCGTTCCCGCCTGGCACGTCGGCCCGATGGTCCTCGGTAACATGGACATCGGCGTCAACACCGCCAATCTCACAGCGATCGTCATCATCGTCCTGCTGACGCTGCTGAACACGCGCGGCATCAGGATGGGCGCTGCCATTCAGAATCTCTTCACCTCGGCGAAGGTGCTGGCCCTCGCCATCGTCGTCCTCGTCGGCGTCGTGGTGCGCGACCCGGTAGCCATTGCTGCGAACTTCGGCGCAGGCTGGCACAATTTCTGGGCAGGCGCCGGCTGGGGTTCGCTGCACCCCGCCCAGCCCGGCGGCACGGAGCTCGTCGGAATCCTCACCATCGTCGCCATCGTGCAGGTGGGGTCGCTCTTCAGCGCCGACGCCTGGAACAACGTCACCTTTACCGCCGGCGAGATCCGCAACCCGAAGCGCAATCTTCCGCTCTCGCTCGCCATCGGCACCGGCGTGGTGCTGCTGCTCTATATCCTCTGCAACTTCGTCTACCTCAGCGTGCTTCCCATGGCGGGCGACCCGCACGGCACCACGATCGTCGCGCGGGGAATTCAGTACGCGCAGGAAGACCGCGTCGCCACCGCCGTCATGGAGCGCGCCTTCACCGGCTGCGGAGCCAGGCTGATGGCGCTGGCCATCCTCGTCTCCACCTTCGGCTGCGCCAACGGTATGCTGCTGGCCGGCGCTCGCGTCTACTATGCGATGAGCCGCGACGGCCTGTTCTTCAAGTCGGTGGGCAAGCTTAATGAGAAGTCAAAGACGCCGGTAAACTCGTTGTGGCTTCAGTGTGCCTGGACATGCCTGCTCTGCATCTCAGGCAGCTACGGGCAACTGCTGGATTACGTGATCTTTGCCGTGCTCGTCTTCTATATCCTGACGATTCTCGGCCTCTTCGTCCTGCGCAGAAAGCGGCCCGACGTCTCCCGCCCCTATCGGGCATTTGGATATCCAGTCCTGCCGGCACTGTATATCGTCATGGCAGTCTGGATTTGTCTTGTACTATTGCGTTACAAACCTCAATACACGTGGCCGGGCCTGATTCTCGTCCTGCTCGGCGTTCCGGTATATCTCGTCTGGAAGCGTTTGGGGAATGCAGCGTCGTTAGCCTGA
- a CDS encoding amino acid permease — translation MLKLLATKPLEAILGEAAETGEHTLKRSLGASNLVALGIGAIIGTGIFVLAGPAAAIYAGPGVVYAFILAAVACVFAGLCYAEFSAMIPVAGSAYTYGYATLGEIFAWIIGWDLVLEYAFGAATVCSGWSGYVLSLGQDFGLRLPPELAGTPGSEFVLYNGHWEYLGRIGAKLTELGIDPATLPHRYGVFNLIAFVGILLVTTILVIGIKESANFNSLIVAVKLAVLVIFIALGGYTLMHHRELMANWHPFLPPNTGKFGQFGYSGVLRAAGVIFFAYIGFDAVSTAAQEAKNPKRDMPMGILGSLVLCTILYILVSGILTGLVNYKDLDVPDSLAVGIDVTGVRWGSLLVKLGALGGLSSTMIVMLLGQSRVFFSMSKDGLLPKFFSNVHPKFRTPWISSITVGLVVAVFASTIPLAKLGEMTSIGTLLAFIIVCAGTLVLRRKRPDIPRPFKVPWMPFTAIAGILVSFAMMLGLPLDTWIRLIVWLAVGLVIYFAYSRHHSKVQQKVNQGALE, via the coding sequence ATGTTGAAGCTGTTGGCAACAAAGCCGTTGGAGGCGATTCTAGGTGAGGCCGCCGAAACAGGCGAACATACGCTGAAACGATCTCTGGGTGCGAGCAATCTTGTAGCTCTTGGGATTGGCGCCATTATTGGGACCGGCATTTTTGTGTTGGCCGGTCCAGCTGCCGCGATCTATGCCGGGCCGGGAGTCGTTTACGCGTTTATTCTGGCGGCGGTCGCCTGTGTCTTTGCGGGACTCTGCTATGCAGAATTCTCGGCGATGATCCCGGTAGCCGGGTCGGCATACACATACGGATACGCGACGCTGGGCGAGATATTTGCATGGATCATTGGGTGGGACCTTGTGCTGGAGTACGCCTTCGGCGCTGCAACAGTCTGCTCCGGATGGAGTGGGTATGTCTTGAGTCTGGGGCAGGATTTCGGGCTGCGCCTGCCACCAGAACTGGCTGGAACGCCAGGTTCGGAGTTCGTGCTCTACAACGGTCATTGGGAATATCTGGGCAGGATCGGAGCGAAGCTGACAGAGCTGGGAATCGATCCGGCAACGCTACCGCATCGCTATGGCGTCTTCAACCTGATTGCTTTTGTTGGGATTCTGCTGGTGACGACCATTCTGGTGATCGGCATTAAGGAATCGGCGAACTTCAACAGCCTGATCGTCGCGGTTAAGTTGGCAGTGCTGGTAATTTTCATTGCCCTTGGTGGATACACGTTGATGCACCATCGTGAACTCATGGCCAACTGGCATCCGTTCTTGCCGCCGAACACTGGGAAATTCGGGCAATTCGGTTATTCCGGCGTCCTGCGCGCGGCCGGAGTCATCTTCTTCGCTTATATCGGGTTCGATGCGGTATCCACCGCGGCCCAGGAGGCGAAGAATCCGAAGCGGGACATGCCGATGGGGATTCTGGGATCGCTCGTGCTCTGCACGATTCTGTACATCCTGGTATCGGGCATACTTACCGGACTGGTGAATTACAAGGATCTGGATGTGCCGGACTCTCTTGCCGTTGGCATCGACGTGACCGGTGTTCGATGGGGAAGCCTACTCGTGAAGCTTGGGGCTCTCGGCGGACTTTCGAGCACCATGATCGTGATGTTGCTTGGGCAGAGCCGGGTGTTCTTTTCCATGTCCAAGGACGGATTGCTGCCGAAATTTTTCAGCAATGTGCACCCGAAGTTCAGGACCCCCTGGATCTCGTCGATAACCGTGGGACTGGTGGTAGCCGTCTTCGCCTCTACGATTCCGCTGGCAAAGCTCGGAGAGATGACGAGCATCGGCACATTGCTGGCGTTCATCATTGTTTGCGCGGGAACCCTGGTGTTGCGGCGAAAGCGTCCCGACATTCCCAGGCCATTCAAAGTTCCATGGATGCCATTTACGGCAATAGCGGGAATCCTGGTCTCGTTTGCCATGATGCTGGGATTGCCGCTCGATACCTGGATTCGCTTGATTGTCTGGTTGGCAGTTGGTCTGGTGATTTATTTCGCGTATAGCAGACACCATAGCAAGGTGCAGCAGAAAGTAAACCAGGGCGCATTGGAATAG
- a CDS encoding ABC transporter ATP-binding protein: protein MGDQEVHALRGVNLRIRHNEYVAIMGPSGSGKSTLMNLIGCLDSPTQGKYWLNGHDVSELNDDELARIRNKEIGFVFQTFNLLARATALHNVELPLIYNGTPAAERTERAKATLESVNLGTRMLHKPNELSGGQRQRVAIARALINNPSIILADEPTGNLDSKTGDEIMALFDDLHAKGNTIILVTHEPDIAEYAHRIVTIRDGVIAGDHLSPRKRNQ from the coding sequence ATGGGCGACCAGGAGGTACACGCGCTGAGGGGCGTGAACCTGCGCATTCGCCACAACGAGTACGTTGCCATCATGGGTCCTTCGGGATCGGGCAAGTCGACGCTGATGAACCTGATCGGCTGCCTCGACTCGCCGACGCAGGGCAAGTACTGGCTTAACGGGCACGATGTCTCCGAGTTGAACGACGACGAACTGGCTCGCATTCGCAATAAAGAGATCGGCTTCGTCTTCCAGACCTTCAACCTGCTGGCCCGCGCCACCGCCCTGCACAACGTAGAGCTGCCGCTGATCTACAACGGCACCCCTGCCGCCGAACGCACCGAACGCGCCAAGGCCACGCTTGAGAGCGTCAACCTCGGCACCCGCATGTTGCACAAGCCAAACGAGCTCTCGGGCGGCCAGCGGCAGCGCGTCGCCATCGCCCGCGCGCTGATCAACAACCCATCCATCATCCTTGCCGACGAGCCGACCGGTAACCTGGACTCGAAGACCGGCGACGAGATTATGGCGCTGTTCGACGATCTCCATGCCAAGGGGAACACGATCATCCTCGTCACCCACGAGCCCGACATCGCCGAATATGCCCACCGCATCGTCACCATCCGTGACGGCGTCATTGCGGGCGATCATCTTTCTCCCCGCAAACGTAATCAGTAG